A stretch of Brassica napus cultivar Da-Ae chromosome C6, Da-Ae, whole genome shotgun sequence DNA encodes these proteins:
- the LOC106402682 gene encoding 5'-nucleotidase SurE has protein sequence MTSKNNGLSAALVSNLQDVLSKRKGVVDDGSAEEPPSTSDVTAKEEEDKESDDDSRPIVLVTNGDGIDSPGLVSLVEALVREGLYNVHVCAPQTDKSASSHSMTPGETISASSVDIKGATSFEVSGTPVDCISLGLSGALFAWSKPILVISGINQGSNCGHQIFYSGAVAAAREALISGVPSLSISLNWKKDESQESDFKDAVGVCLPLINATIRDIEKGVFPKDCSLNIEIPTSPSSNKGFKVTKQSTWRKSPSWQAVSANRHPGAGNFMSNQQSLGAQLAQLGRDASAAGAARRFTTQKKSIVEIESVGVAGKTESRVKKYFRLEFVAKEQEHTDDDLDIKALEDGFVSVTPLSLLPNIDSETQAAASEWIYKYLNADQ, from the exons ATGACCTCAAAAAACAACGGCTTGTCAGCGGCGCTTGTCTCGAATCTCCAGGACGTGCTTTCCAAGAGAAAAGGAGTAGTGGACGATGGATCGGCGGAGGAGCCTCCTTCTACTTCCGATGTTACGgccaaggaggaggaggataaaGAGAGTGATGATGACTCCAGACCCATCGTTTTAGTCACGAATGGAGATGGGATTGATTCGCCAGGTCTCGTCTCTCTCGTTGAGGCTTTGGTTCGTGAAGGGCTCTACAATGTCCATGTCTGTGCTCCTCAAAC GGACAAGTCGGCTTCTTCTCACTCTATGACTCCTGGAGAAACCATTTCTGCAAGTTCCGTTGACATCAAAGGTGCCACATCCTTTGAAGTTTCAG GGACTCCTGTGGATTGCATCTCATTAGGATTATCCGGAGCCCTTTTCGCTTGGTCAAAACCAATACTG GTAATTAGTGGAATCAATCAGGGATCTAACTGTGGTCATCAAAT ATTCTATTCCGGTGCAGTAGCTGCAGCTAGGGAAGCCTTGATTTCTGGAGTACCCTCTTTGTCAATATCACTGAACTG GAAGAAAGACGAAAGCCAAGAAAGTGACTTTAAGGATGCTGTTGGCGTCTGTTTACCTTTGATAAACGCAACAATCAGAGACATTGAGAAAGGAGTTTTCCCTAAAGATTGCTCTCTCAACATAGAAATTCCAACATCACCCTCATCAAACAAG GGTTTTAAGGTAACAAAACAAAGCACGTGGAGGAAGAGTCCTAGCTGGCAAGCTGTTTCAGCTAACCGTCACCCTGGTGCTGGGAATTTCATGTCGAACCAGCAAAGCCTAGGAGCTCAACTTGCCCAGCTTGGTAGAGATGCTTCAGCTGCG GGAGCTGCTCGCCGTTTTACCACGCAGAAGAAGAGTATTGTGGAGATCGAATCGGTTGGTGTTGCTGGTAAAACTGAGAGCCGTGTTAAGAAATACTTCCGCCTAGAG TTTGTGGCCAAAGAACAAGAACATACGGATGACGATTTGGATATCAAGGCTCTAGAAGATGGTTTT GTTTCTGTGACTCCCCTGTCTCTACTTCCAAACATAGATTCAGAAACTCAAGCCGCGGCATCAGAATGGATCTACAAATACCTTAACGCTGATCAATGA